The DNA sequence GGGCGGCCCGGCGTGGGCGGCCGCCGCCGAATAACGGGAGCTGCCGCCTCTAGCCGGCGGCCGGCCCCCATGGGATCGTCCACCAGGTTTGCCCGGGCACTTCCCCGCCAAGGCGCGGCCCGGGCGCCGAGGCGCGGGGGCGGCGATATGCGGATGTGGGGCCCGAGACAGGCCGCCGCCCTGGGGCGGGGCCTTGGGTGCGGATTCCAGATGCGAAGCGCGCGCCGGATTTTTCCATGAAGTGGCTGGCCGAGGTGGCCGGGCGCGGGATTTCGGCGGGGAGTGGGGATGCAGGATGAGCGGGTTCCGCCGGAGAAATTATGCTCAGATGCCCCCCTGCCCTGTCAAGGAGGGCCGGGGCGCCAAGGAAACAGTCAATGGCCCGGGGCAGGACGGCCGCCGGCGCCAGCAGGGGGGGCTGGTAGGGGGCGGCCAGGCCATCGACCGTATACTGTATATCTACACTCAACGTTTAGCTCAGATATGCGTTATTGGTAATTTACACAATATAAATGTGGCCATATGTTGTCAATCACAAACTTCTTGGCAAGCATTATTAATGTTGCTATAAAGGGATAAGCGACTGGGAGGTTTGGCTTATTCTCCGGCCCCGCCAGCGTCGCAACGGTCGCCAAGCAGGGGCTTTTGTTGGGGTTTGAATATGTTTGGTGTATATGTGAGGCGCGTTCATCAACCCACTGCTCCGAGACGCCCCATTTGTCCTGGGGCCCGGGGGGAAGCAGGCAATTTAATCCCATGAAGATAAGCGACCTTGCCAAGCGCACCGGGGTGCCCAAGCAGACCATCCATTACTACATTCGCGCGGGCCTGTTGCCCAAGCCGCGCAAGCTGGGCAGCAACTCGGCCGACTACGACGACAGCTACGTGGACCGCATCCACCTGATCAAAGAGCTGCAGAACGACTTTTTCTTCCCCCTGCCCACCATCAAGAAGATCCTTTGGGAAAACCGCAGCGCCAACAAGCAGGCCATGCTCAAGCTGCGCATGGACTACTTCCGTCCCATGGAGCACTACCTGGGCACCGGCGCGGTGGGCGACGAGGCCTTTCTGGAGGCCACCGGCCTGGCCGCCCGCTGGCTGCCCCAGCTCCAGGAGTGGGGACTGATCAGCCCCAAGGAAGAGGACGGGCAAAACGTCTATTCCCAGGACGACGTCATCATAGGTAAGGTGATGTTCAACATGGCCAAGATCGGCATCCACCGGGGCAACAACTTCAAGCCAGAGGTGACTCTGCCCATGCTGGCCACCTCGTTCAAGGACATCGCCAAGGACCTGATCGACGACTTCCAGCGGGCCACGGTGGACCTGAAACCGGCCGAACGCCGGGAGCTGGCCAAACGGGGCCACGAGATCATGGGCGTGCTCTTCTATCACCTCTACCGCAAGTACGCCCGGCAATATCTCCAGGATCTGGGGCGCGAAGCCTAATCCCATCCCGGGCCCTCCCGGCTCCGACAGCCTCCTAGAAAGCATCGCCCCGCTCCAGGCGCCGCCCGGCGGCGGAGGGCGGTTCTTTGTGCCGGCGCGCCCGGCCCCCGGGAATTCTCGCCCTTTCCAGGTATTTTTTATGTTGCAATCTAGGCTTTATTTTGCTTGTATATTCCCACCTTTGAATAATTAACATCGAGTAACGCAAAACGTTATGCCGCAAGGGCCAAATTGCCAATAAATCCTTGGCGCTATGCCGGGCAGGCTTTTTTTCTCAGCCTAGGGAGAGGTAGATGAACACGGACTACAAGACGGTGAAGATGGAGCTGGATGGCGGCGTGGCCGTCCTTTACATGGACAACCCGCCGGTCAACCAGATGTCGGAGCACTTCATCCTGGAGCTGAAAGAGGCCTCCCTGGCCGCCCTGGCCGATCCAGAGGTAAAGGCCCTGATCATCACCGGCACGGGCAAGAACTTCATGGCCGGGGCCGATGTGACCCAGCTTCTCACCGTGACCGACCGCGACGCCTTCGTGGAAAAGCTCATGGAGGTGCACCGCTGGTTCAACGCCCTGGAGCAAGACCCCACCCCGGTCATCGCGGCCATCAACGGCAACTGCCTGGGCGGGGGCATGGAGCTGGCCCTGGCCTGCAACTACCGCGTGGCGGTCAAGGGTGTGAGCGTGGGCCTGCCCGAGGTGAAGCTGGGCCTGCTGCCCGGCAGCGCGGGCACCCAGCGCATGCCCCGGCTCACCGGCCTGCCCGACGCCCTGGACCTGATCACCACCGGCAAGTTCATCAAGGCCGACAAGGGCTGGTCCCTGGGATTCATCGACGAGGTGGTTCCCGCAGACCAGCTCCTGGACACGGCCAAGGCGGCGGCGCATAAGTTCCTGTCGCGCGAGCTGGACATCCGCACCCGCATGGCCAGCCGCCGCTTCGACCGCCTGCCCAGCGCCAGCGAAAAAGAGCATTTGATCAATTACGTGAAGATGGAGACCGCCAAGAAGGCCAAGGGCTACATCGCGCCCTTCAAGATCATCGAGGCCATGGAAAAGGGCCTGTCCATGGACTTCGAGGCGGACATCGCCCTGGAGGCCCAGCTCTTCGGCGACTGCCTGGTCTCGGACGTGGCCAAGAACCTCATCGGCATTTTCCTGAATGAGCGCGCCGCCGGCCGTTTGCCCCGCATCAAGGGCATCAAGCCGGCGCCCATCAAGAAGGTGGGCATGTTGGGCGGCGGGGTCATGGGCTCCAGCATCGTGCACCTGCTTCTCTCCTACGGCTTCGAGGCGGTGCTCTGGGAGATCAACCAGGAGGCCCTGGACAAGGCCGTGGCCGCGATCAAGAAGACCTTCGCCTACAAGATCAAGACCAAGAAGCTCAAGCCCGAGCAGCTCGACATCCTCATCAACAGCAAGCTGACCCAGGCCACCGGCCTGGAGGCCATGGCCGATTGCGACCTGATCATCGAAGCGGTGGTGGAGAACATGGATGTCAAGCAGGACATCTGGAAGAAGCTGGAGGGCATCTGCCGGCCGGACGTGGTCTTCGGCACCAACACCTCGGCCCTGCCCATCACCGATATGGCCACCGTGCTGGCCGACCCCGGCCGCATGATCGGCCTGCACTTCTTCAACCCGGCCGAGCGCATGCCCCTGTTGGAGATCATCTGCGCGGAGCAGACCTCGGACCAGACCCTGGCCACCAGCGTGGCCTTTGGCCGGGCCATCAAGAAAGTTCCCGTGGTGGTCAACGACGGACCGGGCTTCTACGTGTCGCGCCAGCTGGGCGGGCTCATGGGCGGCTCGGTGTTCCTCATTGCCGATGGCGTGGACTCCATGGCCATCGAGAAGGCCATGCGCTCCTTTGGAATGCCTATGGGCCCGGCCACCCTGGCCGACCTCACGGGCATCGACATCAACTATCACGTGAACCAGACCTTCGCCAAGCGCCTGGGCTCGCGCTACAACGTGCATCCGCTCACCGAGGCGATCTACCAGCTCGGCGACTACGGCCGCAAGACCGGGCGGGGCTACTTCGATTACAGCGGCCCCGAGCCCAAGCCCAACCAGCGCCTGGCCGAGGTGGTGGCCGCCTACCTGGCCGAGCACAACGTAACGCCCAAGGAGATGAGCGCTCAGGAGATCATTGACGCCATGCTGGCCCTGGGGATCAACGAGGCCGCCCTGATGATCGAGGAAGGCATCTGCGATCGCCCGGCGGACATGGACCTGGCCATGATCTACGGCACCGGCTTCCCACCCTATCGCGGGGGCATCCTGCGCTACGCTGACAAGTGGGGCTTGGCCAACGTCTTGGCCAAGCTCACCGAGCTGGAAGCCGCCTATGGCGAGCGCTTCGCCCCGGCCCAGCTCATCAAGACCATGGCCGCCGAGAACCAGACCTTCTACCAGATGTAAGGGGAGCGCCCGATGGCCGATAGATTCGTCAGCCTGCGCAACCTGCGCTTCTTGCTATACGAGGTCATGGAGGCCGGCCGCTTGGCGGACTGGCCCCGCTTCGCGGAGTACGACCAGGAGAGCTTCGACATGATGCTGGACACCGCCCTGCGCCTGTCCAGCGACCTGCTCTTCCCGGCCCTCAGGGAACTGGACCAGAACCCGCCCCGCCTGGAGAACGGCCGCGTGCTGGTGCAGCCCCTGGTGCGCCAGTTCCTCTTACAGGCCGGCGA is a window from the Desulfarculaceae bacterium genome containing:
- a CDS encoding MerR family transcriptional regulator, which translates into the protein MKISDLAKRTGVPKQTIHYYIRAGLLPKPRKLGSNSADYDDSYVDRIHLIKELQNDFFFPLPTIKKILWENRSANKQAMLKLRMDYFRPMEHYLGTGAVGDEAFLEATGLAARWLPQLQEWGLISPKEEDGQNVYSQDDVIIGKVMFNMAKIGIHRGNNFKPEVTLPMLATSFKDIAKDLIDDFQRATVDLKPAERRELAKRGHEIMGVLFYHLYRKYARQYLQDLGREA
- a CDS encoding enoyl-CoA hydratase/isomerase family protein, encoding MNTDYKTVKMELDGGVAVLYMDNPPVNQMSEHFILELKEASLAALADPEVKALIITGTGKNFMAGADVTQLLTVTDRDAFVEKLMEVHRWFNALEQDPTPVIAAINGNCLGGGMELALACNYRVAVKGVSVGLPEVKLGLLPGSAGTQRMPRLTGLPDALDLITTGKFIKADKGWSLGFIDEVVPADQLLDTAKAAAHKFLSRELDIRTRMASRRFDRLPSASEKEHLINYVKMETAKKAKGYIAPFKIIEAMEKGLSMDFEADIALEAQLFGDCLVSDVAKNLIGIFLNERAAGRLPRIKGIKPAPIKKVGMLGGGVMGSSIVHLLLSYGFEAVLWEINQEALDKAVAAIKKTFAYKIKTKKLKPEQLDILINSKLTQATGLEAMADCDLIIEAVVENMDVKQDIWKKLEGICRPDVVFGTNTSALPITDMATVLADPGRMIGLHFFNPAERMPLLEIICAEQTSDQTLATSVAFGRAIKKVPVVVNDGPGFYVSRQLGGLMGGSVFLIADGVDSMAIEKAMRSFGMPMGPATLADLTGIDINYHVNQTFAKRLGSRYNVHPLTEAIYQLGDYGRKTGRGYFDYSGPEPKPNQRLAEVVAAYLAEHNVTPKEMSAQEIIDAMLALGINEAALMIEEGICDRPADMDLAMIYGTGFPPYRGGILRYADKWGLANVLAKLTELEAAYGERFAPAQLIKTMAAENQTFYQM